The sequence below is a genomic window from Nicotiana tomentosiformis chromosome 6, ASM39032v3, whole genome shotgun sequence.
GCATTCAACAAAGATCCACATTCAATACACGACTCAGGGATCCATAGAGGAGTCCAGAACTAGTTTACTCAACCATGGCACCAAGTGTTGCATCACTTGAACCAACCAATTCAGGTACACAACACATAATAGGGGGAAGTAGAGTGAATAGGAACAATTTTGAGATTGAGGGAGTGACTAAGGACAAGCCctggtgtgtcagagttcacaagggtctcaattggaccccgagcaatgCTCACACTAGGAAGGCCAATCatagaacctaggtagccttggctttcagccggctaagaatgaagagttcagaatagcataagttGCCAATGAAGAAAATGGACAGAAGTTAGGAGATACATTTATATcctaaagtagacatagccaaattgagcatatagagtaattaatcaaataggccagtaggttcagcaggacaacaaagcaccacatagatagcctcatattgaaagaaattggggaagaaacaggtttgcaagatatacatagattatcattCATGGCATTAAACCAATTGAGACCTAAGAGGTTCTGATTAAGCTAAGCATTCATCTTAGTATCATAATACAAACATGTTAATTCTCATCAGGAGGCAAGATTGCATTAGAACATGATAGGGAGCACACATTATGACTGTCCAAGCAATCACTGAAGGAACAGGGGATTAAGACATACTGGGGCATATTAGCAGGGAAGCAAGATCACAGTTGAGGGAAAAGGTCTTATAACATTAAAACACATTATGTATGCAAGACAAGCATCATAGAAATTCAGTACAGAGTGAAGAGTAAGCTCATGTTAAATAGCACATGTAGGTATTCTAGCATCGACACGGTAGACTATTTACCTAAAGAAGGTTCAGATTGTGCTAAGTATAGGTCTTGATCTTATGAAGCAGTCATGCTAATTTGGCAATAGGGCAGCATTTAGACATGAGAAAAGCAAATTATAACTACTGGTGACCATAGATGACTTGGAACAAAATTGCAAAGTATAGTGACCCATCCGTTAAGCGAAGAACAATAAAGAATATGTTTCCATAGAAAACCCAGGATCcctaatgcgtcaaagttcccaagagttTCGATGAACTCAtggcagtgctcgcaccaagaacgGGTTAAGTAACAAGATgctaatggccttggctttcagccagccaatACAGAATACCAAGCAAGAGAGTAgcaaaaatctcaaaattttagTAAAGAAATCGATTTTTTCAAAAGTCTCCCCTCCAGAAGGGAAAATGAGTTGGTTTAAAATCGAACAAACACATAAGGAAACAGAGTAAATTAAGCAACAAACAAGGAAAGACAACATGCAAATCAATTTGAAATCGATTTAAGAGAGGAAtccggtaaaccctagttttttaggAAAAGTGTAAATCAGCAAAAATCCAAACGAAATCAAACTCACACAGTGTAGAATCAGACGCGTGTAGACGAAATTCGGTCCAGATTTAAGAAATAGGACTCATTTGGACAGAATCGGAAAGatggtacttgccatgtttaggcaagtaccaaGTAATACCATAATCTTGCAAGTAACAACGAGATAACGCGTAAAAGGCAAATAAATTACAGAGGAAATCCATGATTTACTCAGATTTGGAGAAGATTGGGGAGGCGACTAGGGTTTCTAAAGAGAGAGGCGAGACAGAGAGAGTTTAGAGGCGGCGGGTAAAGGGAAAAATGGGtctttagggtttagggtgaggGGTAATATAAAACGGGTAGGttaattatgggtcgttgatcatttgagatcaactgCCAGGATCACAAGGGAAACGGGGCGGGTTTTTTTAGACAGGTACCGTCCGAGTTTGAGGCTAAGGGTCATTTGGCTTTAGGCTGGGATGGACTGGACTAAGGTTTAGGTAGTTTTAGGCTACTAATGTAGTCCAAAATTGGTTAGAatgggctattatttaaatacccaaaattttatcaaaataatttataaaaaatgcttagtaaataaatgaaaatatTATTTACGCACTGAAATGCTTAAACTAATAACTtagtattataaaaaatataaatatgctattttgacacaactaatataaaataaaaaagcaaTTGTGTATGAATATAGGTCATTATTGtaaaattagataaatagctttaaaatgctaatataattatatggaatgaaataaaatatttgaaacatatattataggtgcaaaataataattttaggtaactaagtcaacataaaataatttaaagggataattactagatatttatataatttaaatgcaagaaaattaatttaagagCTCTAAAAATATGGAAAATTATAAgaaaaatacttgtatatatttgtaaactaaataatgatgcataaATACTATTTTTAAGGCatgtatatattttgaaaaaatatgagggcaaaattgggtatcaacatgaGTAATCTAGATGACTTTGTTGAAAGCGAGAAGAAACAAGAGCAGTTGTCAATTTAATGTTCTACTGTCAAGAAGCATGCTTAAGTCCATAGAGTGACTTAAGCAACTTGCAAACTAGTGACTTGTTTGAGGAATCAGAAAAACCTTGAGGCGTAGTCATGTACACTTTCTCAGATAAATCCCCTTGCAAAAATGCATTGTAAACATCCATATGATGCACAGTCCAGTGCCTAGATGCTGCCAAGGATATAATACTTCTGACAGTGACCATCTTTACTATAAGAAAGAACGTTTCTTGATAATTCAATCCTTCCTTCTGATTATATCTCTTTGCAACAAGTCGAGATTTAAACCTCTCCACTTCGCCATTGGCCTTATATTTGATTTCGTAAACACACTTGCAACCTATAGCCTTCTTGTCTAGATGCTTTGATTTCTGCATGCATTGCTTCCACCCACATATTGTCTTTAGCAGTTTCATGGTAGGATTGTGGCTCCTCTGCCGCAGAAAAATTGAAAAGATAACTCTCATATTTGGAGAATAAACCCGCATAGTTGAGAACATCTGATAATGGATACTTTGTCTGCCCTTGTCAGGTCTAACATAATCCTTAAGCCACATGGGATGCCTTGAAACTATGGTAGATTTCCTAACATCCTCATGTGTGAGAGAGGATGTTGTGGAAATAGGTGCACCCTCAAACTCTGTTGAGTTTGTGTATGTAGTATGTGAGGAAGAATTAGAATGAACTTTATGCTCGACTGATCTACATGAAACATGAGCAACAATTGAAGCATCAGAAGCTTCTAGTGCAGAGATAAGTTGCACTACCTGCTCTGATGTGGAAACAATGCTAGTGGGAAATGAATTATCAACTACATTAGTTGATCAAGTGGAATGATCATCCATAAGAATGTTGTCAGAGCCATTTGATAAATTTTTTAAAGGAAATGCATTTTCATGAAAGATAACATCCCCGCTGATGAATAATTCAGCAGTCTCCGGATTTAACAGCTGATAACCCTTTTGATGAGGAGCATAACCAAGTAAGATATATTTCACAACTCTGGGAAGAAATTTATCTTATCTGGGCAGGTAAGTAGCAAACCACAAGCATCCAATGACTCTTATGTGAGATAAGGAAGGTGGATTATTATAAAGCATTTCATAGGGTGATTTATAACCAATAACAGAAGAGGGAACTCTATTGATTATATAAACTGTTGTCTCCACACAATGCCCCCAATATTGAGTTGGTATATGCCCCTGAAATTTGATAACTCTGATTGTTTTCAAAATGTGTCGATGCCTCCTTTCCACCACCCATTTTGCTGAGGAGTGTATAGACAAGAGCTTTGTGTACTATTCCATTATACTGAAATAACTCCTTGCAACTATTATTAAAAAACTCACTCTCATTATCTGACCTAACTATTTCAACTGATTTTTCAAATTGTGTCTTAACCATAATCAGGAAATTTTTTAGCAGGAAAACAACATCAGATTTAAATCTCATTAAGAACATCCAGGTTCACCTTGTACAATCATCAAccaaagtaaagaaatatctcgTCCCATTGTGAGTAGAAACTCTGTAAGGACCCCAAACATCCACATGAATCAAGTGAAAACTATCAAGGCTCCTACTCTGACTTATTGAAAATGGCATCCTAGTTTGTCTAGCTAATGGACAACTACACATTTATTCAATTGAGGACTTGTACAACTCTTTAGGCTATTAATTCTCCTGAGTACCTGCATAGGCACATGTCCCATTCGTTTGTGCCACATAACTGCATTCTCTGTATTAACAACTGCAAAA
It includes:
- the LOC138893662 gene encoding uncharacterized protein; amino-acid sequence: MLDRTAIGGDASTHMAVDNSFPTSIVSTSEQVVQLISALEASDASIVAHVSCRSVEHKVHSNSSSHTTYTNSTEFEGAPISTTSSLTHEDVRKSTIVSRHPMWLKDYVRPDKGRQSIHYQMFSTMRVYSPNMRVIFSIFLRQRSHNPTMKLLKTICGWKQCMQKSKHLDKKAIGCKCVYEIKYKANGEVERFKSRLVAKRYNQKEGLNYQETFFLIVKMVTVRSIISLAASRHWTVHHMDVYNAFLQGDLSEKVYMTTPQGFSDSSNKSLVCKLLKSLYGLKHAS